A segment of the Leptolyngbya sp. NIES-3755 genome:
CCTCTCACCGCTGGAGCTATGACAGGTGTTTGGCGATGTTCATGGATTAGATCATCGAGCGATCGTAAACATGCGATCGCGGCAGGAGTCATAATTTGAGCCGTTGTTCTGGGTTCTGGTTGAACGATCGGGGTAAGTTCATCAACATCTACTAATCCAAGTGCATCTGTTAGCGAAATCTCTTTGGTTTCAGGTTCTAAGATTGCGGCTAAGAGTTGATCTTCGGTTGTAGAACGCTTCGATCGCTCTTTTTGATAGTTTGCAGCTAAAGTTCGACTCGCTTCTACCACTCGCTGTCCTAGAACTAACTCACGCAAAAGTTCTAATCCTGCTTGTCGTTGTGGGGCTTGTTTTGCTTGTAAGAGTCTGTGAGCCGATGCGATCGCGTCAACATCCGATTGATTTAACAATAGTCCTAAAACACCCCGTCGTAAGTCACCCGCTTTCCGAGTTAACAATTGCTCGATTTGAATGCTTTCATCCGTTGTAATCGTACATTCATGCAGCAATCGAATCGTAGTTTCGCGTACCCATTGAGCGTTATCTCCTACTAATTTGAATAATGTTGCACGAATTTCAGCATCCCAAGGTTTAATTTCAGCTAACAATCTCGCAACTTGTGCACGACTGTAAGACTCCATCACAGACATGAATGGAATCAATCGTTTAGGCGATCGCGTTCCTATCTGCATGAGCATCGCGGTTGCCACGTGTTCCTGGCTCGATTCGAGTTTGACCCATTCCCACACGATCGACAGCGTTTTCGGCTTTTCAGGAAATCGAGCTAAATTTCGCTCTAGTCGATCGAACAAATCTGAATCTTTGATTGCTTGGTCTGAACCGTACCGAAACTCTTGCATAACACGAGTTGCAACCGTCAAATCTGGATCATTGATGCGATCAATCAAAGCTAATTTTGCGGGTACAAGCTGCAATTGTGATAAGAAATGAACTGCGACAAACCGATGCGTTGCTTCTGAATGTTTGAACAATGAAGTCGCGAGATCAATTGCAGCGATCGCATCTCGAAAGCCATAAGTCCATAGTGCCAAATAAACCGTTTGAGCATCGTCGCTTTCTAAGGCTTGCTGTTGTGCGGTTTCATTGGCTAATAGTTCACTTACTTGAGTCAGAATTTGTTTTGCGAATTTCTCATTGATTGACTCGACTCCGAAACCGAACCAAACATCGATCGCACGAATCACCGAACTAAATCGTGTCAACTTCTCTGACACAATCAATTGCAACATTCGAGCAAATGCGATCGGATGTGATTCATCAATGGTTTCTAAAATTCGCTGTCTTAAACCTTCTTGTCGCTGTGCCGCTAATAGCAATCGTTCCACAAATTCCCAGCCTTCTTGCCGATTCGCTGTCAGAAATGCACGAATTACATGGTTTCCCATTGCCCCAATGTCATGATCTCCAAGTGCTGAGTCCATCAATACTTGAAAAATTTGCTCATCGTTTTGATTGATAGCAGCAGCGAACAAAATTCCGAATGTGTCCGCCGATCGATTGAGATAAGGAAACCAAGCCGCGAACCAAGCTAGATCCTGGTCATAGCCTGTCACTGCACCGATCAAATCCAAAAGCCAGTTATATTGCCGATAAGACTGAAACTGCGGATGATTCGGAGCGCGAAACGATCGACGATAATATCCCACTTGATAAGGTAGTTGATTGTGTAGCTTCCAAGCCTCATTCACCGTCGAAGCGAACTTTGGAAACAAGCACTCAAAAACGGGAGCCGGATCTTCAAGCTCTGCAATTTTGAGCAGTGCCTTTCTCTGAAAATCATCAATCAATTGATATTCTGTTGTGCTGCGTCCATTGGAATTGCAACCGAGTAACCCGTATACGATCGAGCGAATTGATTCCGGTAATTCTGCCGCTTGTTGTAGCTGTTGATTTTTCCATTCTGCGTTATAAAACTGTTTCAACTGAGCTTGTGCAATTTCAGGATTCAGCATCTCTTAAAAAGCTCCAAAAACAATAATTCAGCAGATCACCCTTATTAACCGCCCACTAATGGAACCAATCGCAAAAACAATAATTCGGACGCTTCACTCAAAGCGACTTGCGTTTCTAAATCTTCAATCTGTTGCTCATCTAAAAACACAAAGTAAAACCCATCTGTAAACGCCTGTAGTGCAGTTTCAACCGCCTGTTCAGCTTCTACAGTTTGATCGAGTTCACTTCCGCCCGATTCGATTTTTCCTTGTGCGAGTCCTGCCTGAATTTGCTCAGGACTGAGAATGTTCAACAATCTTCTTTGGCTTTGACGCGATCGAAAGGCTTCTACTTCTGCGTGAACAATATGAGTCAGCAGCGATCGCAGTGTGATTTCTTTTGCTTTCAATTCTTCAGGCAAGGACAGTTCCCAATTCGCAAACGTCGGGCGAGTCTTGCCCATCACTTTCCCGGAAATCGTAAATTTGGCTGACATAATCAGGGGGAAAAGAATTTAGATCAATTGTACTATAAAGACACCCTGCCGTAACGTGCAATACGTTTAGATTCATTTAATTATTGGACAATACCGGAAATTACTACTAGGCGATTTCTTATGAGTCTAATTGGGGAACCACGAGTCGCTGATTCATCTCAAGCTAATCAGGACTATCCGCTGTCTGCTGTACCAATGTCCGATCGTCGTCCGATTTGGTCATTGGCTCCATTGTTAATGGGATTTGCGCTGACTTCGACCACGCTCCTTGCAGGTGGAACACTCGGAGCATCTTTGCGATTTGCAGATATGCTCTGGGTAATGATTATCGGAAATCTAGCACTTGGCTCGTACTGTGCGGCGCTCGCGTACATTGCTGCAAAAAGTGGACTGAGTACGGTGCTAATGGCGCGATTTAGCTTTGGAGCAATTGGATCGCGTTGGGTTGATTTTATCCTCGGCTTTACGCAGATCGGTTGGTATGCCGTGACAAATGCGTTTATTGCCAGCGCACTCTTGAGACTTCTAAACATTCCTGCATCGTTTGAGTGGCTCGCGATCGTATTCTTCACCTATGCGTTCTGCGTCACTGCGTACATGGGTTATACCGCAATGGATTGGTTGAGCCGCTTAGCAGTTCCAGCCATGTTGATTCTGATTGCGCTCAGTTTATCAATCGGGTTCCGTGATGCAGGCGATTTGTTCTCGCTCGTCCCGCAAAAATCGATCGGTATCACTGAAGCGATCGGCGTTGTGATTGCAACTTTTATCTCTGGTGGAACTCAAGCGACCAACTGGAGCCGATTTGCAGATTCGACAAAGAATGCAGTTGGAAGTACCTTGCTTGCCTTTTTGTTCATCAATGGCTTACTGGTGTTCACAGGCGCATTCTGCACTTTGGTATACGGAACCAACGATCTGATCGAAGCGATGGCAAAACAAGGATTGCTCCTGGGTGGATTGATTCTCTTGATTCTGAATGTTTGGACAACCCAGGACAATACGATTTATGCGTTCTCGATCGCGGGGAGTAACTTCTTCCGCACCTCGAAACGAACCGCTTTTGTTCTAGGTGGAGCTACATTCGCGCTAGTTTTGGCTCTCGGTGGCATCTATGGCAATATGATTCCGTTCTTGCTCTTCCTTGGAACGGTGATTCCTCCGGTCGGTGGCATTATCATGGCGGACTTCTGGTTTCATCGTCGGGGACATTTCCCATCGTTGGATGATCCGCTGCCTGCATTTAATTGGGCGGGTGTAATTTCTTATATTGTTGGAGCGTCGATCGCTTATTTCTCCGGTTCTATCGGCTTCGGAATTGCGCCCGTAAATGGTGTGATTTCTGCGGCTGTTTTGTATGTGATTCTGAGCAAGGTTTTGCCGAGTTCAGTTCGGGCATAAAGCGTAAAAAAAGACGATCGCATAAAAACCGCGATCGTCTTTTTCATGTCAATTCAACCTTAAACCACTTCGACTTCAACTTGCGGTTGCTGTTGTTGCGGTTGGAATTGGAACAGCGAGTAAACTACATCCCGACGAATGTTGATCATCATTTCCAAGAACAATTCATAACCCTCGCTCTTGTACTCGATCAGCGGATCTTTCTGTCCATAACCCCGCAAGCCAACCGACTCGCGCAATCCATCCATCGATTGCAAGTGTTCACGCCACAGCGTATCGATCCGATTCAGAATAAAGAACCGTTCCGCCTGACGCATCAAACCCGGTGAAACCGAATCGACTTCCGCTTCTTTCAGGTCATAAGCAATTCGAGCCTGTTCATGCAAGAACGCTTTGATCTCGCTCAAAGTCATATCTTCGAGATCATTCGGCTCCAAATCATCGAGCAGATAAACGAACTCTTTGACTTTGCTCAAGAGCTTATCGAGTTCCCATTCTTCGGAGGGCAATTCAGGATTGATATACGCTTCAACAATGTCGTCCATTGTCCGTTCTGCATACTCAATCACTTTCTCTTTGAGATCCTGACCTTCCAAGACTCGACGACGTTCAGCATAAATCGCACGACGCTGATTGTTCATCACTTCGTCATACTCGAATACTTGTTTCCGAATGTCGTAGTAATAAGTTTCGACCTTCTTCTGAGCACCTTCGAGCGATCGAGTCAGCATTTTCGATTCGATCGGCATATCTTCCTCGACTCGGAAGGCATTCATCATTCCCGCAACTCGATCGCCGCCAAAGATCCGCAGCAAGTTATCCTGCAAACTGAGGAAGAACTTAGTCGATCCAGGGTCGCCTTGTCGTCCTGCCCGTCCACGCAACTGGTTATCGATTCGCCGCGATTCGTGACGCTCCGTTCCAATCACATGCAGTCCACCGAGTTTCACCACTTCTTCGTGTTCGCTATCGGTAAACGCATCGTATTCTTTCCGAATCATCTTATAGACGGCACGTAGCGCTTGAATCACCGGATCATCCGTCGGCGCTTTTTCCGCTGCGGTCGCAATCTTGTCTTCTGCTTCCAACTCTGGCAAACTCCGTTCACCGTATTGTTGGACTGCAACATGAACGGCATCTTTCAAGGCTTGTTCAGTTTCAGCCGAAAGTTCAGTCGGGTAAATGTCCGATTTTGCTTTCCAGGTTTTGATCTTGCCGCCCGGTGCAAACCCTTGTCCACCTTCACGCGAATCTCCAAAGCCCATGCCCGAAAAATCGCTGTCATCTTCAGGCTCAACAATTCGAGGCATGAAGTACTCACGAATCTTCAAACGTGCCATGTAGTCGGAGTTACCACCCAAGATAATGTCTGTTCCGCGTCCCGCCATGTTGGTCGCGATCGTCACTTTACCCATCCGACCCGCTTGAGCAATGATTTCGGATTCCCGTTCTACATTCTCCGGTTTCGCATTCAGCAAGTTGTGAGGCACATTCAATTCTTGCAGCAATTGAGAGAGCAATTCTGATTTCTCAACGCTCGTGGTTCCAACCAGAACCGGGCGACCTGTGCGGTGCATTTCCTCACATTCTTGTGCGATCGCGCTCCACTTTCCGGTAATGCTGAGAACATACAGTCCGTTATCTCCTTCAGGAACCGACTGGCGAACCATCCGGTAGACTTCATAACTATTCGTCAACGTGATCATTCCGGGATGCTTCGCTTGCCGCATAATCTCCCGCGCTTGATCTGCACTTTGAGGCAAACCAGGACAAAGATTATGCGGTAATTCTTGTTGCTCAAGCAATTGAGACAAATTACCTAGCGCTTCGTAGTTCATCACCCAAACGAGAACCGGGCGACCTTGTGCGACTTTCTCAGCACACTCACGGGTAAAGACGGTGAGATCACCTGCTTCGGTTTTGTAAACGACATCAGATAAATCGACCCGACGACGCGGCTGGTTTGTTGGAACCAATGTTACTTCAAGCTTGTAAATCTTCTCCAATTCCGCTTCTTCGGTCTTCGCGGTTCCAGTCATTCCAGCGAGTTTCGGATAAAGCAGGAAGAAGTTTTGGTAAGTAATGGTTGCGAGAGTCTGAGTTTCGTTTTGGATTTCGACCCCTTCTTTAGCTTCGATCGCTTGGTGCAATCCATCGCTCCACCGACGACCCGGCATCACTCGTCCCGTAAATTCATCCACGATGACGATCTCGCCGTTTCTCACGATGTAATTCACATCATCGATAAACAGTTCTTTCGCTTTGATCGCGTTGAAGACGTAATGCGCCCAAGGATCATTCGGATCGAACAAATCTGCAACGCCAAGAAACTGTTCTGCCGCGATAAAGCCTTCGTCGGTCAGCAGAATGTTTCGCTGTTTCTCATCCACTTCATAGTGATCATCACGCTTCAGCGCACGAGCCACACCTGCCGCCTGCATATATTTCTCAGTCGGACGCTCAACCTGACCCGAAATAATCAACGGAGTCCGGGCTTCATCGATCAGAACCGAATCCACTTCGTCAATTACACAGTAATTAAACGGACGCTGGACAACTTCTTCCATCGAAGTCGCCATGTTGTCCCGCAGATAATCAAATCCGAGTTCGCTGTTCGTCGCATAAGTGATGTCACAAGCGTAATTTTTCTGACGCTCGATCGGACTCATATTTTGCTGAATCAGTCCGACGCTCAGACCCAAGAATCTGTGAACTTGTCCCATCCATTCCGCGTCACGCTTTGCCAGGTAATCGTTCACCGTAACGACGTGAACTCCTTTGCCAGAGAGCGCATTCAGATAAGCAGGTAGCGTCGAAACCAGGGTTTTTCCTTCCCCCGTTTTCATCTCTGCAATTTGTCCATCGTGCAGCACCATACCACCGATCAACTGCACATCGAAGTGACGCATTCCAAGGACGCGCTTTCCAGCTTCCCGTACCACTGCGAACGCTTCCGGCAAAATATCATCGAGAATTTGCTTCTCTTCGTCTCGATTTTTCGCCTTGGCGAGTCGCTCTCGAAATTCAGTGGTCTTCGCTCTCAACTCGTCATCGGAAAGCGGTTCAATCTCTTCTTCAAGCAGATTGATGTCATTGACCAGCGGTTTGTATTTCTTGAGCTTGCGTTGATTGGGGTCGCCCAGGAGAGATTTAAGCATGACGGGGGAAAATCAGAGCTTCTGAATGTGGGTTGATCAGCGATCGAAACGTGCAAGTTCTCACTTTTGTTCCGATCCCGTTAAGTATTCCAATCCTATCACTCAGAACGAACCCTGAACGGGCAATGGCATCGGGGGAAAACCGTAATCGCAAAGACGAAGATTGAATTTCCTACGCAAACGTGGCAACTTCCACTGGACGTTCAACACTCAGGGTTTTGCGCTCTCTTTTAATTCGATCGATTTGATGCAATGTTTCAGCCGTGAGATAACTTTCGCCACAGTCAGGACAACTCACGACAGGCACATTTTCAATCACTAACAGCGTTTCTCCCTTTCCATAACTGCGAGAAAGGAATCGAATTCGAGCATTGCCTTGCCCACACACATCACAAATCATGGCGGAAATTTAGAGAAGATAGACGGTAATAATCACAACGCTTCCAGTTGCTCCAAGTTTAGCAACAACTTCTACATCGGTATTGTCGAGTGTTACACCCCGAATTCGATATTTCCATTCATCTGTATTGCGATCGCGTTGACGCTCCAAAATGATGCCTGTCAGAATTCCTTGCTCAATATCTTGAATGAATAAGCCATCGTCCTCCATCTCTTCCTCAGCGTGAAGCGTCATCACATACTGACGCTGACGAATTTTCTCCTGCATTCGCAGCAAGATTTGTTCAAACACGGTACAACTTCGCGAAATAAAATTCTATTGAACCGGAAAATGTCGCCGCGATCGCACACGTGAAAAAATTACTCTTGCTTTACTGTAATCCCACGAGCAGTATTGAAATGCTCGAAACTTTGTTTCGCTGTATGTAAAAGTATTAAGAACACATTTAGGCAGAATATCAGTATTAGTTTTTACACCTATATTAGATTCTTAGGTTTATGCAGTAGGGTAATCAATCATGTCTAGCAACGATGTCATTGTCTTGAACAGTGTTCTGAATCAGAGAAGACAAAGTGCGGTTGAACCTCTACCTGAAAGTGAACACTTTGAACTTTTTTCTTTCGAGCAGATTCTTAAGGACTACGATCTTTCATACGAAGAGCTACTTGAAAATAGAGTTGATGGTGGCGGCGATGGTGGGATTGATGGCTTTTTCACTTTTATCAATGGCGAGCTTCTGAATGAGGATTCAAATTTCCAAGGTATGAAAAGAAATCCTCAGATCGAGGTTTTTATTATTCAATGTAAGATATCGGAAACTTTTCAGGAGACTCCTATTACCAAGGTTATTGCAACTATCCACGATATTTTTAATCTAGGAAAAACAATTAGTGAGATAGGAAAGCTGTATAACTCACAACTTGTCGATAAGGTTGATAGTTTTAGACATTCCTACGTTGAGCTTGCACCACTGCACCCCAATCTGGTTATCAAATACATTTATGCGTCGAAAGGACAGACTGATAAGCTACCACCTCAAGTTAAAGCTAAAGAAGGAACCCTACTGGAAATAACTCACAATCTCTTCACTGGAGCAAAGGCTGAATTTCATTATTATGGAGCCAGAGAACTCTTAGAGTCTGCTCGGCTAGAAAAGACTTACTCTTTAAAGCTTGAATTCTTAGAATATATTTCACGAGGAGAAGATAACTACATTGTCCTCTCTTTGCTCCCAAAATACTATGATTTCATAACAGATCAGAGCGGCGTACTACGACAATACTTATTTGAATCAAATATTCGTGATTATCAAGGGGATGTTACTGTAAACGATGAGATTCATAAAACATTACAGTCGAATGACAGTAATACGGATTTTTGGTGGTTAAACAATGGAATAACTATTCTTGCTTCAAAGGCAAGCGTGTCTGGAAAAGCAATAACCTTAGATGATGTGCAGATTGTCAATGGATTGCAATCT
Coding sequences within it:
- a CDS encoding hypothetical protein (similar to AA sequence:cyanobase_aa:Cyan7425_4984), whose protein sequence is MQEKIRQRQYVMTLHAEEEMEDDGLFIQDIEQGILTGIILERQRDRNTDEWKYRIRGVTLDNTDVEVVAKLGATGSVVIITVYLL
- a CDS encoding preprotein translocase subunit secA (similar to AA sequence:cyanobase_aa:LBDG_10350), whose amino-acid sequence is MLKSLLGDPNQRKLKKYKPLVNDINLLEEEIEPLSDDELRAKTTEFRERLAKAKNRDEEKQILDDILPEAFAVVREAGKRVLGMRHFDVQLIGGMVLHDGQIAEMKTGEGKTLVSTLPAYLNALSGKGVHVVTVNDYLAKRDAEWMGQVHRFLGLSVGLIQQNMSPIERQKNYACDITYATNSELGFDYLRDNMATSMEEVVQRPFNYCVIDEVDSVLIDEARTPLIISGQVERPTEKYMQAAGVARALKRDDHYEVDEKQRNILLTDEGFIAAEQFLGVADLFDPNDPWAHYVFNAIKAKELFIDDVNYIVRNGEIVIVDEFTGRVMPGRRWSDGLHQAIEAKEGVEIQNETQTLATITYQNFFLLYPKLAGMTGTAKTEEAELEKIYKLEVTLVPTNQPRRRVDLSDVVYKTEAGDLTVFTRECAEKVAQGRPVLVWVMNYEALGNLSQLLEQQELPHNLCPGLPQSADQAREIMRQAKHPGMITLTNSYEVYRMVRQSVPEGDNGLYVLSITGKWSAIAQECEEMHRTGRPVLVGTTSVEKSELLSQLLQELNVPHNLLNAKPENVERESEIIAQAGRMGKVTIATNMAGRGTDIILGGNSDYMARLKIREYFMPRIVEPEDDSDFSGMGFGDSREGGQGFAPGGKIKTWKAKSDIYPTELSAETEQALKDAVHVAVQQYGERSLPELEAEDKIATAAEKAPTDDPVIQALRAVYKMIRKEYDAFTDSEHEEVVKLGGLHVIGTERHESRRIDNQLRGRAGRQGDPGSTKFFLSLQDNLLRIFGGDRVAGMMNAFRVEEDMPIESKMLTRSLEGAQKKVETYYYDIRKQVFEYDEVMNNQRRAIYAERRRVLEGQDLKEKVIEYAERTMDDIVEAYINPELPSEEWELDKLLSKVKEFVYLLDDLEPNDLEDMTLSEIKAFLHEQARIAYDLKEAEVDSVSPGLMRQAERFFILNRIDTLWREHLQSMDGLRESVGLRGYGQKDPLIEYKSEGYELFLEMMINIRRDVVYSLFQFQPQQQQPQVEVEVV
- a CDS encoding permease, cytosine/purines, uracil, thiamine, allantoin family (similar to AA sequence:cyanobase_aa:LBDG_10050); its protein translation is MSLIGEPRVADSSQANQDYPLSAVPMSDRRPIWSLAPLLMGFALTSTTLLAGGTLGASLRFADMLWVMIIGNLALGSYCAALAYIAAKSGLSTVLMARFSFGAIGSRWVDFILGFTQIGWYAVTNAFIASALLRLLNIPASFEWLAIVFFTYAFCVTAYMGYTAMDWLSRLAVPAMLILIALSLSIGFRDAGDLFSLVPQKSIGITEAIGVVIATFISGGTQATNWSRFADSTKNAVGSTLLAFLFINGLLVFTGAFCTLVYGTNDLIEAMAKQGLLLGGLILLILNVWTTQDNTIYAFSIAGSNFFRTSKRTAFVLGGATFALVLALGGIYGNMIPFLLFLGTVIPPVGGIIMADFWFHRRGHFPSLDDPLPAFNWAGVISYIVGASIAYFSGSIGFGIAPVNGVISAAVLYVILSKVLPSSVRA
- a CDS encoding hypothetical protein (similar to AA sequence:cyanobase_aa:PCC8801_3597); its protein translation is MSAKFTISGKVMGKTRPTFANWELSLPEELKAKEITLRSLLTHIVHAEVEAFRSRQSQRRLLNILSPEQIQAGLAQGKIESGGSELDQTVEAEQAVETALQAFTDGFYFVFLDEQQIEDLETQVALSEASELLFLRLVPLVGG
- a CDS encoding hypothetical protein (similar to AA sequence:cyanobase_aa:Tery_4211), yielding MSSNDVIVLNSVLNQRRQSAVEPLPESEHFELFSFEQILKDYDLSYEELLENRVDGGGDGGIDGFFTFINGELLNEDSNFQGMKRNPQIEVFIIQCKISETFQETPITKVIATIHDIFNLGKTISEIGKLYNSQLVDKVDSFRHSYVELAPLHPNLVIKYIYASKGQTDKLPPQVKAKEGTLLEITHNLFTGAKAEFHYYGARELLESARLEKTYSLKLEFLEYISRGEDNYIVLSLLPKYYDFITDQSGVLRQYLFESNIRDYQGDVTVNDEIHKTLQSNDSNTDFWWLNNGITILASKASVSGKAITLDDVQIVNGLQSTTTLYNYLAKLDLAKPQKSNLKGIRDDRAVLIKIIVTNDGEVRDRIIKATNSQTPVPPVSLRATEPIQRKIEDFFLENGWFYDRRKNYYKNLGKPLDRIISISYLAQAFTAIVSHEPHNSKGRPTYLTKTDASYKKIFNDSTDIRVYLYCAKILKGIDSFIRSNRFSELKEASSHEVFTTVTVRSLIFHVATVYMAKMIGKSDYSLQDVMAVILQELDTETLEAAVVELIDITSKHLNSNRSLSINLLAKQESFVKYLLDNVQLSKPSE
- a CDS encoding hypothetical protein (similar to AA sequence:cyanobase_aa:PCC8801_2477), whose amino-acid sequence is MICDVCGQGNARIRFLSRSYGKGETLLVIENVPVVSCPDCGESYLTAETLHQIDRIKRERKTLSVERPVEVATFA